The following is a genomic window from Acidimicrobiia bacterium.
GACCGCAACCAGCACGTCGCGCGCGTGTGACAACGACGTCACGGCCTCGCTACGTTGGCCAGGATGGCGCCGGCGTACGCATCCGAGTCGCGGGGTTCCGACTCGACGATCCGGATGAGCGGCGAGATCGACGTCGAGGGCCGTGACGACCTCGCCGAGATCCTCGAGTCCTTCGTCGGCGCGCACCACCGGATCGTGCTCGACATGGCCGGCGTCACCGCATTCGACGAGGCCGCGTTGCGCGTCATCGTCGAGGCTGCGCAGTGGGCGGCCGACGAGCGTGGTTCGCTCGTGATCCGCAACCCGTCGCCCGTCGTGCGGCGCCTGCTCGAAGCCGAACCGCGCCTGGGGTTGCTCGAAGGCGGTCCCGGCGACGCATCATCGCGGGCGTGACCGAACCAACAGCAACCGAAGTACCCGTCGCCTTCGTCACCGGCGCGAGCCGCGGCATCGGCAAGGCGATCGCGCTCGAGCTCGCGGCCGCGGGCTTCGACGTCGCGATCCTCGCTCGTACCGTGCACGACGGAGAAGCGCGCGAGCACAGCTCGACACTCA
Proteins encoded in this region:
- a CDS encoding STAS domain-containing protein, coding for MAPAYASESRGSDSTIRMSGEIDVEGRDDLAEILESFVGAHHRIVLDMAGVTAFDEAALRVIVEAAQWAADERGSLVIRNPSPVVRRLLEAEPRLGLLEGGPGDASSRA